TGAAAACAAGAATattaaaaacaataaaataaCAAAGCAGTAAGAAATGCGAAGCAGGGAGATCAACAGGTAATAATGAAAATCGAAGGATAAGAAAATacgagaataataataataataataataataataataataatgatatggGAAATACGGGACGGATACGATGTCCCAAACTCTACGACCTACTAACATTCTACTCTAATCTTCGACCTCTATATCTTCCTCTAGGGTCATGTTCTCGGTTAATTGAAGACGTGTTATGTCATGTCTAATCGTTTCTCCCTAATACTTCTTCGACTTACCCCTGCCTCTTCTCATACCTACAATTGTCAACCTCTTGTACCTCTTCACTAGGGCATACGTGCATTTCCTCTTCACGTGCCCTTACCATCTCAACCTCGCTTCCCTTATCTTGTCGACCAAGGAGGCCACTCCCACTTTGTACCGAATCTCTTCGTTCCTAGCTAATCATCTCTCtcctagtatgcccacacattCATCTCAGCATTCTCATTTTTGCTACTTTCATCTAATAAGCGTGAGAGTTTTTGACTGGCCAACATTTCGTTTCATCCAACATAGCTGATCTAACAACCACTCTATAAAACTTATAACTTTGGTGGCGCCTTCTTATCGCATAAGACACCGGtgcgagcctccatttcatctaGAAGCACTTTCTTATCGAACGTGCTTTAATTAATAATCTTATATGGCTATTCGAAATCTTGTACCAAATGAATTAGAATACATGAACTagtttattattaaaaaaatgtgGCTGTTACCACTTAGCAGCCAAAAAGCTTGGAGGGCAAGAAACCATGTGTAGATAAGAAATTTTAAATTTAGGCCCGACTTCCCTCTACCATAATCAACAACTAAATCTATTGATTTGGTCTGCAATGATGTATGCATCAATATATCATTTCGAAATTTTATGGTGACTGAATCATCTTGATAATTTCCTATGAAGATAATCAAGACTAATAATAATATGCTATTATGGTGACTAGAGCAGTTAGTACTGAACAAACTTGATAAGAACGACTTTTTTTTTTTGAGGTTCATAAAAGTAtgaatttaaattatatacaGTGACTGTTAGTGTAATTTAATTACGAAATTTTCTTTGTAAATCCTCTAATCTTGATGTAGACTGTTTTTGATTGAACTGCGGAAGGTACTTAGTCATATTTATGTGAAAGTTGGTTTAAGAATATCTATCACAAGCTGCTAAACCAAAATCATATCTATAAACAAAAATATAGCATCTGAAACTCGTAGCAGTTATGAAAACTACCTAATACCAATTGTTTTGAAAACAATTATTTCTGTATTATTGCCAATTCAAATGTCATCCAGAAGATCAAATCTAAGATGAATAAGATGACAAGAATCCAATTTTAAAGAAGGTATTGTATGCTATGCTATTTTGTAGTAAAAAGAATGACTTAAGCCAGAACTGATTTATATTATTGATCCATTATACATATAAAACATTCTCAATCAAACTCCAACCTTTGTCATGGCTAATATGGCAAAAAATTTCCTAGTAATCTAATAATATACATACAGAGAAACTAAAAGGTATGAAACCATTGTATATGTCTGTCAATCATATACAACGGCCGCTCCTGCAAAATGCTATCTTGGACCCGAGAGCCGAACAGCAGAAAGATAAGCATCACTGTTGCAATCTGATGGCGCAGAGGTGCCGGATGAAGTAGCATCCCCACTTAGTGATTTCAGGAAACTTGAGAAAAGCCGTGACCCCATTTGAGCAGCAGTTGGTGGTGAAGGGACAGTGCAGATACCTTCCAGCATTTGCACAACCTTAGCCATCGACGGCCTAAGGGACATGTCATCCTGTATACACCACAAAGCTACTTTAATTGCTGTGGAGACCCTCTCATCCTCTTCTTCAACTTTCAAGTTCCTATCGATAAGGTCTTTCAATTTCCCCTCTTCCATCATCTTAAATGCATACGAGGGAAAATGGGATTTCTCCGAACTTTCTGAAGGATCATAATTCTTCCGACCTCCAATTATCTCAAGCAAAACCATCCCATAACTAAAAACATCACTCTTTTCTGATATGGCATAATTTGTGATCCATTCTGGCGCGAGATATCCTCTTGTACCCCTCATTGTAGTGAAAACATGGCTCTGCTCTCTCGTCATCAGCTTAGCCAGGCCAAAATCGGAGACCTTGGCGAGGAAATGATCATCAAGAAGCACATTTTCAGGTTTAATGtcacaatgcacaattttaacaTCACAGTCCTCGTGGAGGTAAGCTAGGCCTTTTGCTGTACCAACTGCAATATTAAATCTCGTATCCCAGTCCAACATGAATTCCTTCTTCTTAAAAAGCCATTTTTCTAAAGAACCATTGGACATATACTCATAAGCCAGGAGCCTGTGTGTTCCTTCAGCACAAAATCCTCTCAGTCTCACCAGATGAAGATGATGGATGCTGCCTATAATACTAACTTCTGCCCGAAATTCTTTCTTTCCCTGACCAATGCCTTCCAATTTCTTCACAGCAATTCTAGTCCCATCTGCAAGAACCCCTTGGTAAACTGAACCAAATCCACCTTGCCCAAGTTTTATTGAGAAGTTATTAGTTGCATTCTGAAGTTCTCTGTAGCTAAAACGAATTGGCATCCCCGATAGACCTTCCAAGAAATTGTCTTCTTCTGAACTCTCCTTTGCAGAATCCGGCAACTTGTTGTTCTTTCTCCTCTGATAACGGATACTTCCGTAAATTAGGCCAAGAATGACAAAAGTTGTAAAAATGACTATACCAATGATAATAGGTAATCGTCTCTTTCCACCTCCACCATTATCTCCATTCCCTTGGCTAGTTGAAACTTTAACATATGACTTGAAACCAGCACCATTAGCCGAACCTTGTAAACTTCC
The DNA window shown above is from Nicotiana tomentosiformis chromosome 8, ASM39032v3, whole genome shotgun sequence and carries:
- the LOC104097670 gene encoding G-type lectin S-receptor-like serine/threonine-protein kinase SD2-5, whose protein sequence is MGSWRFFYLVIIFLFFLFVAETCIASVQNIGSLNLGFQGSQMTWIDNDGLILVSNNSKFAFGFNPTKDVTLFLLVVIHVSSSTIVWSANRGSPVRNSDNLMFDETGNTYLQSGGSTIWSTNTAKKGVSVMELIDSGNLVLVGKDGSIIWQSFSHPVDTLLSGQEFTQGMKLVSSPNNNNLSYSLEFKSGDMVISASFQPPQPYWAMGKDNRRTINQVGGGVTSAILDGNSWKIYDQRKVLLWQFIFSDNKDANATWVAALGNDGYITFSILQDGSSAASATRIPQDECSRPASCDPYFVCYSGNKCQCPSAFPSCKFGSDSFCNKTKDPVELVDAGDSLGYFALGFVSPTAKTDLNGCKASCLGNCSCAAMFFDSSSGNCFMFDQIGSLQGSANGAGFKSYVKVSTSQGNGDNGGGGKRRLPIIIGIVIFTTFVILGLIYGSIRYQRRKNNKLPDSAKESSEEDNFLEGLSGMPIRFSYRELQNATNNFSIKLGQGGFGSVYQGVLADGTRIAVKKLEGIGQGKKEFRAEVSIIGSIHHLHLVRLRGFCAEGTHRLLAYEYMSNGSLEKWLFKKKEFMLDWDTRFNIAVGTAKGLAYLHEDCDVKIVHCDIKPENVLLDDHFLAKVSDFGLAKLMTREQSHVFTTMRGTRGYLAPEWITNYAISEKSDVFSYGMVLLEIIGGRKNYDPSESSEKSHFPSYAFKMMEEGKLKDLIDRNLKVEEEDERVSTAIKVALWCIQDDMSLRPSMAKVVQMLEGICTVPSPPTAAQMGSRLFSSFLKSLSGDATSSGTSAPSDCNSDAYLSAVRLSGPR